The Verrucomicrobiota bacterium region AAGGCTGGCACCAGCTCCGGCAGGGGCACGAACAGCCCGCCATCGGGCACTTCAAGGAAGCGCTCCGACTCGACCCTGAAAATGAATATGCCCGCTCCGGCATTCTCGAAGCCCTCAAAGCGCGCAACCCCATCTACAAGCCCATCCTGGCTTACTTCGTCTGGATGAGCCGGCTGAGCGAGGGCGCTCGCTGGGGCGTCATCCTCGGACTCTACCTCATCTATCGCTTCGGCGGCGACCTCCTCACCTCCTCCCCGGAAAGGCTCCCATGGGCCATCGCGCTCATGGCCCTCTACCTCCTATTTGTCCTCACCTCCTGGGCCGGTCCCACCATCTTCAACCTCACCCTTTGGTTTCACCCTCTCGGGCGCCATGCCTTGAACGACCGGGAAAAAACCGCCTCCCTCCTCTGCTTCATCGCCCTCCTGGGTGGGGTGGGGGCCTTGGGGACCTGGACCATCGACCCCAGCGATCTCGGACGGCTCGCCTGGGCCGCCCTCTTTCCTTTTCTTTGCATCCCGATCGCCACCGCCTACACCCTGGAAAGCCCTCCCCGCAAGCGCCTCGGCTTCGGTCTCCTCCTACTGCTCTCGGCCCTCGTCCTCAGTGGATTCACGCTCGACTTATTGGGTCACCCTCTCTCGGGAGCGCTCCGGGTCTTCTCCATCTTGGGGCTCGCCCTCTACACTTGGCTGGGGAACTTTCTGGCCCGCGAGTGAATCCCTCCTCCCAACAGCCCGAACTGAAAGACCGCGACCGCGCGCACGGCTGGCATCCCTTCACCCAGATGGCAGCCTGGGACGACCCGGCCTTCTCGCCCGTGGTCATCGAACGCGGGGAAGGCGTCTGGCTCTGGGACACCGAAGGCCGGCGCTACCTCGACGGAAACTCCTCCATCTGGACCAACCTCCACGGCCACGGCCACCCCGCCATCGTGGAAGCCATAGCCCGGCAAGCCCGCCAGCTAGACCACAGCTCCTTCCTCGGCTACACCCATCCCCGCGCCATCGAGTTAGCGGAACGCCTCTGTGGATTCTTCCCGGCCGGCACCCTGGAGCGCTGTTTCTTCTCGGACAATGGCTCCACGGCCATCGAAGTCGCCCTCAAGCTCGCCATCCAATACCGCCAGCAAAATGGCGAGCCGGAAAGGACGGGCTTCGCCAGCTTTGCCAACGCCTACCATGGGGACACCCTGGGCGCGGCCTCCCTCGGGGGCGTCACCACCTTCTTCGAACGCTTCGCCGCCTTCGGCTTGCAGCCGGAGCGCGTTCGAGATCTAGCCGACCTGCAACGCCTGGACGCCAGCCAGCTGACCGCCGTCATCATCGAACCTCTCATCCAAGGAGTGAATCGCATGACCCCTTGGCCCAGCGGAATGCTTCGTGAACTGCGTGCTTGGTGCACCCAGCACGACGTCTTTCTCATCCTGGACGAAGTCATGACAGGCTTCGGCCGGACCGGCACCCTCTTTGCCTGCCAGCAGGAAGACATCCTCCCCGACTTCCTCTGCCTCGCCAAAGGACTCACCGGCGGCACCCTCCCCCTGGCCGCCACCCTGACCACCCCACGCCTCTACCAAGGCTTCCTCGGGGGCCCCGACCGCACCTTCTACTACGGGCACAGCTACTGCGCCAACCCCCTCGGCTGCGCCGCCGCGCTCGCCTCCTTGGACCTATTTGAAAAGGAACAAACCCTCGAACACCTCCCCGCCAAAATCGAGCGGCTCCGCCAAGGGCGGCTCGCCCTCGAAGCCCGGCACCCGGAAGTTTTGGCCACACGCCAATGTGGTTTCATGGCAGGCATCGATCTGGCCCTGGACGGAGCGAGCTTCTGCCGCCGACTCCTAGGGCACGGACTTCTCACCCGTCCCATTGGTGACACCGTAGTCCTGCTCCCGCCCCTCGCCATCGACTTGGAGGAACTCGACTTCGCCTTCGCCGCCCTCTCCTCGGCCCTCACCAGCCCACCACCCACAGCCGAAGTCAAAGCGCTCCCAGACCACTAGCCCGGATATTTCATGAAGACCAGCATCGCGGGCCACCATTTCAGCTGACTTTCGCATCATGTCTTCGTTTCGCCCTAGAAGACCTTCACACCAGCCACCTCCCGGCGTGCCGGATGGCAAGGTCTTCTTCATCACCATCAAGGCAGAACCGCGCGGCGCGCGGGCCTTGCTTGAGACAGGGAACAGCAAGGCGATTCTCAACGCCGCCAGGCATTATCATCAGAGGCAGATCTGGCGCCTGCATTTGCTGCTAATACCAAGCCACAGAAATAGCTGGTAGAAGGGCCGCGTGAATTTCGGGCCAGACCAAGGCATGACGACGGCGCAGTGCAAGCACTGCAACGGAGGAGAAACGTTGGGCTGGCTTGAAAGGCACCGGCTCTACCCCCCTTGCGCTTCAGCGCCTTTTACCACCGCAACAACCTTCCATTCTGCCAGCTAATTCTTTGGGTTGGTATAATCATGCCAGACCATCTCCACGCATTACTCAGTGTCCCAGGTGACCAATCTCTTGCTGGGACGATAGGAAGCTCAGAAGTCCTTTCTCGCCAAACGCTTCGCTATCGCGTGGCAATCGAACTTTTTCGATCATCGCATTCGCAATGATGAATCCTACCTCGAAAAGGCGCACTACATCTGTCAAAACCCGGTCCGTGCAGGATTTATCGAAGATTCCGAAGCCTGGCCGCATCGTCTGACCCACGAGGATCTACCTTAGAAAAACCCAGCGTTGGTGGGCCGCGACGTCCTCGGCGCGGCGGGTGCGATGAGCCGATTCTCAAATCAGCTAGCCACCCAAGGCCTTTCCGGCTACCCATCACTTGGGATCAGCTGCACCCAGAAGAAGAACCCTCCACCCACCGCGCCGGGGACGTCGCGGGCCACCGGGGAAGACTTACTATTCCGTTTTCCGGGGGGCTTCTGC contains the following coding sequences:
- a CDS encoding tetratricopeptide repeat protein — encoded protein: MSSPAFQRAQLLLQQNRAEGAEPEIRRHLAEQPQDPFGHALLSQILNQLERHPPAIEAAREAVSLAPDLAWVHYVHAQALLSHNQPKPAAAAIAEAHRLDPEDADVLGLRAWICLTREQWEEGLRWAQAALALDPEHTQSLNARAHALQMLNRNEEAAQSLQETLAAAPENSFAHANQGWHQLRQGHEQPAIGHFKEALRLDPENEYARSGILEALKARNPIYKPILAYFVWMSRLSEGARWGVILGLYLIYRFGGDLLTSSPERLPWAIALMALYLLFVLTSWAGPTIFNLTLWFHPLGRHALNDREKTASLLCFIALLGGVGALGTWTIDPSDLGRLAWAALFPFLCIPIATAYTLESPPRKRLGFGLLLLLSALVLSGFTLDLLGHPLSGALRVFSILGLALYTWLGNFLARE
- the bioA gene encoding adenosylmethionine--8-amino-7-oxononanoate transaminase, translated to MNPSSQQPELKDRDRAHGWHPFTQMAAWDDPAFSPVVIERGEGVWLWDTEGRRYLDGNSSIWTNLHGHGHPAIVEAIARQARQLDHSSFLGYTHPRAIELAERLCGFFPAGTLERCFFSDNGSTAIEVALKLAIQYRQQNGEPERTGFASFANAYHGDTLGAASLGGVTTFFERFAAFGLQPERVRDLADLQRLDASQLTAVIIEPLIQGVNRMTPWPSGMLRELRAWCTQHDVFLILDEVMTGFGRTGTLFACQQEDILPDFLCLAKGLTGGTLPLAATLTTPRLYQGFLGGPDRTFYYGHSYCANPLGCAAALASLDLFEKEQTLEHLPAKIERLRQGRLALEARHPEVLATRQCGFMAGIDLALDGASFCRRLLGHGLLTRPIGDTVVLLPPLAIDLEELDFAFAALSSALTSPPPTAEVKALPDH